In Drosophila simulans strain w501 chromosome X, Prin_Dsim_3.1, whole genome shotgun sequence, one DNA window encodes the following:
- the LOC6725093 gene encoding uncharacterized protein LOC6725093: MKPTKQDTKMMNATTQSRSSCPIWESRKESGSRPYNPEGRYVQELLKRPWAGATNIEQQLGAAAADRLQIAAVQVAAPLQPQASIAPPTTKKQEETKKIQAC; this comes from the exons ATGAAACCCACAAAACAAGACACCAAAATGATGAACGCGACCACGCAAAGTAGAAGTAGCTGCCCGATCTGGGAGTCGAGGAAGGAGTCTGGCTCCAGACCATACAATCCCGAGGGCCGCTAC GTTCAGGAACTTCTCAAGCGCCCTTGGGCTGGCGCCACCAACATTGAGCAGCAGCTTGGGGCGGCGGCTGCAGATCGGCTCCAAATCGCAGCAGTCCAGGTTGCAGCTCCACTCCAACCACAGGCATCAATAGCACCACCGACGACGAAAAAGCAGGAGGAGACCAAGAAGATCCAAGCATGTTAA